The following coding sequences lie in one Miscanthus floridulus cultivar M001 chromosome 9, ASM1932011v1, whole genome shotgun sequence genomic window:
- the LOC136479967 gene encoding uncharacterized protein, which yields MAIPNYTYLKLKMPGPNGVITMSSAFSHAFTCDREHYELATAVVNSSELPWLGESSVPAAPDCNQPTSSSAFHPLEETKMVGIDPTNPTKTVRIRTELPAK from the coding sequence atggcaatccccaactacacctacctcaagctgaagatgccgggaccaaacggcgtcatcactatgaGCAGCgcattctcgcacgccttcacgtgcgaccgcgaacactacgagctcgccactgcggtcgtcaactcgtccgaaCTCCCGTGGCTCGGGGAGTCGTCGGTCCCGGCAGCCCCGGACTGTAACCAACCAACTTCCTCATCGGCCTTCCACCCGCTCGAAGAAACCAAgatggtgggaatcgaccccaccaacccaaccaagacagttCGGATCAGGACcgagctcccggccaaatag
- the LOC136479968 gene encoding wall-associated receptor kinase-like 8 has product MACAALFSPVIVWSPVETSSSTAVLAASRSINIKAEGNKTVDGCPASCGNLTFAYPFGIGPNCSRGPDFRLICVDESRPPKLFLRDGVSEVLNSIDVGFDGSGYNYIWASMWRAISMKSGVRVYNMSFEPAGRSFSYTFNDVLNVTGCDLDVYWIDQITGMTMLGCSTWCPGAGGEEITETAARYNCSGMGCC; this is encoded by the coding sequence ATGGCTTGTGCGGCATTATTCTCTCCGGTGATTGTTTGGTCACCAGTAGAGACATCGTCGTCGACCGCCGTGCTAGCAGCCTCCAGAAGCATCAACATCAAGGCCGAAGGAAACAAGACGGTGGACGGGTGCCCGGCGAGCTGCGGCAATCTGACCTTCGCCTACCCATTCGGCATCGGACCAAACTGCTCCCGGGGGCCAGATTTCAGGTTGATCTGCGTCGACGAAAGTCGGCCTCCCAAGCTCTTCTTGCGAGACGGCGTCAGCGAGGTGCTCAACAGCATCGATGTTGGCTTCGACGGGAGTGGTTACAACTATATCTGGGCCTCCATGTGGCGTGCCATCTCCATGAAATCCGGTGTCCGCGTCTACAATATGTCCTTCGAACCCGCTGGGAGGTCCTTCTCATATACATTTAATGATGTATTAAATGTCACCGGTTGCGATCTGGATGTGTATTGGATCGACCAGATAACCGGCATGACTATGTTGGGTTGCTCAACTTGGTgccccggcgccggcggcgaaGAAATCACGGAGACGGCGGCTAGGTACAACTGCAGCGGCATGGGATGTTGCTAG